One window of Terriglobia bacterium genomic DNA carries:
- a CDS encoding SAM-dependent methyltransferase produces the protein MPSLTLTPIGTVHSEIREPRDEVFGGLTARIELDPARFTPDSLKGLDEFSHVEVFFYFHQLDDSQIVYATRHPRNRPDWPEVGIFAQRARARPSRIGSTVCRLVSVEGLTVTVEDLDAIDGTPVLDIKPWMSAMGPRGPVREPAWAREFSTTYWRPAK, from the coding sequence ATGCCTTCACTAACTCTCACCCCTATCGGAACCGTCCATAGCGAAATCCGCGAGCCGCGCGATGAAGTTTTCGGCGGCCTGACCGCGCGCATCGAACTCGACCCGGCTCGCTTCACGCCCGACTCGCTGAAGGGTCTCGATGAGTTCTCCCACGTCGAAGTTTTCTTCTACTTCCACCAGCTCGACGACTCGCAAATCGTTTACGCCACGCGCCACCCGCGCAATCGCCCGGACTGGCCCGAGGTTGGCATCTTCGCGCAGCGCGCCCGGGCGCGTCCCAGCCGCATCGGCTCCACCGTCTGCCGCCTCGTCTCCGTTGAAGGGCTCACCGTCACCGTCGAAGACCTGGACGCCATCGACGGCACCCCGGTGCTCGACATCAAGCCCTGGATGTCGGCGATGGGTCCGCGTGGCCCGGTGCGTGAGCCGGCCTGGGCACGCGAATTTTCCACCACCTATTGGCGCCCGGCAAAATAG
- a CDS encoding aromatic ring-hydroxylating dioxygenase subunit alpha — protein MADSVKVEQVAPGIERAYTLPSDYYTDPACLRRECERIFWRTWQCVGWREQVANPGDYFTFDLCGEPLLVTRDAGGAVRGFYNVCRHRAGPVAGNCGSRKVFRCGYHGWTYSLDGQLLNAPEMEGVCDFSHSDFALRPVQAAEWEGLVFVNLDPAAEPLLTSLGKLPSQAAKFDFARMRFYQRYNYVMECNWKVYIDNFLEGYHLPSVHPSLNRELDYSQYVTTTFARHSMQSSPIRGPENEANVARRYAQSRGDLSAEYYWIFPNWMLNCYPDNMSLNIVLPLGHDRCIAIFAWFFPPEVLQTEAPESTFRFSNEIQLEDGHICETVYRNLKSQSYSRGRYSIKQEQGVYHFHQLYAAAMNG, from the coding sequence ATGGCCGACAGCGTCAAGGTGGAGCAGGTGGCGCCGGGCATCGAACGCGCGTACACGCTGCCCTCCGACTATTACACCGATCCCGCCTGCCTGCGCCGCGAATGTGAGCGCATCTTCTGGCGGACGTGGCAGTGTGTCGGCTGGCGCGAACAGGTGGCCAACCCCGGCGACTACTTCACCTTCGACCTTTGCGGTGAGCCGCTGCTCGTCACCCGCGACGCCGGCGGCGCAGTGCGCGGCTTCTATAACGTCTGCCGCCATCGCGCCGGCCCGGTCGCGGGAAACTGCGGATCGCGCAAAGTCTTCCGCTGCGGCTATCACGGCTGGACCTACTCGCTCGACGGACAACTGCTCAACGCGCCGGAGATGGAGGGGGTCTGCGATTTCTCCCACTCCGACTTTGCCCTGCGGCCGGTGCAGGCGGCGGAGTGGGAAGGCCTGGTGTTCGTCAATCTCGATCCGGCTGCCGAACCGCTCTTGACCTCACTCGGCAAGCTTCCATCGCAAGCCGCGAAGTTCGATTTCGCCCGCATGCGCTTCTACCAGCGCTATAACTACGTCATGGAGTGCAACTGGAAGGTCTACATCGACAATTTTCTGGAGGGCTACCATCTTCCCTCGGTGCACCCCAGCCTGAATCGCGAGCTCGACTACAGCCAGTACGTCACCACCACGTTTGCCCGCCATTCCATGCAGTCCTCGCCGATCCGCGGCCCGGAGAATGAGGCCAATGTCGCCCGGCGCTACGCGCAATCGCGCGGCGATCTCTCCGCCGAGTACTACTGGATTTTTCCCAACTGGATGCTGAACTGCTATCCCGACAACATGTCGCTCAACATCGTTCTGCCACTCGGTCACGACCGCTGCATCGCCATCTTCGCTTGGTTCTTTCCGCCCGAGGTATTGCAGACCGAAGCACCCGAAAGCACTTTTCGCTTCAGCAACGAAATCCAATTGGAGGACGGCCACATCTGCGAGACCGTGTACCGCAACTTGAAATCTCAGAGCTATTCCCGCGGCCGCTACAGCATCAAGCAGGAGCAGGGCGTGTACCACTTCCACCAGCTCTACGCCGCGGCGATGAATGGGTAG
- a CDS encoding amino acid permease, with product MQSAKRESTGLVRGLSLWDAVLLVIGGVVGSAIFLVPKDVAAALPSAPLFIGVWVAGGVLSLMAALVFAELGAMFPEAGGQYVYLREAYGDLSAFLYGWLMFVAGNTGGIATIAVAFAVYLGKLVRPLEAGVAVLALPGLGWKSGQVVQTAWNLTRGDLVAVAAIVVLTWINALGVRRGVILQNVTTWMKYVAIAAFVGFGFVIGKGSWSHFNLGGVHEAFAGGLNPFMAALGVAFIAVFWSYEGWVYVAWMAGEIRAPERNIPRSLVLGIVGVVLLYGTMNAAYLFALPVEQIAREDAVGQAAALALFSPAAAYWISAVIALACFSATSSNVLAGARVAYAVAHDGLFFRRMGNVHPQYRTPAFALAAQGVLACVFALSGTYDQLFTYTVFGMILSYVATVGALFVLRRRRPGMPRPYRCWGYPWMPAVYLMLIAGWLVNTTYERPKEAWSCLVLSAIGLPGYFYWRRSTRR from the coding sequence GTGCAATCCGCAAAGCGGGAATCCACCGGCCTGGTGCGCGGGCTGTCGCTGTGGGACGCGGTGCTGCTGGTCATCGGCGGCGTGGTGGGCAGCGCCATTTTCCTGGTGCCGAAGGACGTAGCGGCGGCGCTGCCCTCGGCGCCGCTGTTTATCGGCGTATGGGTTGCCGGGGGCGTGCTGTCGCTGATGGCGGCGCTGGTCTTTGCCGAGCTGGGCGCTATGTTCCCCGAAGCCGGCGGCCAGTATGTTTACCTGCGCGAAGCGTATGGCGACCTGTCGGCGTTCCTCTACGGTTGGCTGATGTTCGTGGCCGGCAACACCGGCGGGATTGCGACCATCGCGGTGGCGTTCGCCGTGTATCTGGGGAAACTGGTGCGGCCGCTGGAGGCGGGCGTCGCGGTGCTTGCGCTGCCCGGACTGGGATGGAAGTCGGGCCAGGTGGTGCAAACGGCATGGAACCTGACCCGCGGCGACCTGGTAGCGGTGGCGGCGATCGTGGTTCTGACCTGGATCAACGCGCTCGGGGTGCGGCGTGGCGTGATTCTGCAAAACGTGACCACGTGGATGAAGTACGTAGCGATCGCGGCGTTCGTGGGGTTCGGGTTTGTCATCGGCAAGGGCTCGTGGTCGCATTTCAACCTGGGTGGAGTGCACGAAGCTTTCGCCGGCGGGCTGAATCCGTTCATGGCGGCCCTGGGGGTAGCGTTCATCGCCGTCTTCTGGTCGTACGAAGGCTGGGTCTACGTGGCCTGGATGGCGGGCGAGATTCGCGCCCCGGAGCGCAACATCCCGCGTTCGCTGGTGCTGGGGATCGTGGGGGTCGTGCTGCTGTACGGCACGATGAACGCGGCATACCTGTTCGCCCTGCCGGTGGAGCAGATCGCGCGCGAGGACGCGGTGGGCCAAGCGGCGGCGCTGGCACTGTTTTCGCCGGCGGCGGCGTACTGGATTTCGGCGGTAATCGCGCTGGCGTGCTTCAGCGCCACCTCGAGCAACGTGCTCGCGGGTGCACGCGTGGCGTACGCGGTCGCGCACGACGGCCTGTTCTTCCGCCGCATGGGCAACGTCCACCCACAGTACCGGACCCCGGCGTTCGCGTTGGCGGCGCAGGGCGTACTGGCCTGCGTCTTCGCGCTGAGCGGCACCTACGACCAGTTGTTTACCTATACGGTCTTCGGCATGATCCTTTCCTACGTGGCGACCGTAGGGGCGCTGTTCGTGCTGCGCCGGAGGCGGCCCGGCATGCCGCGTCCGTACCGCTGCTGGGGATATCCGTGGATGCCGGCGGTGTACCTGATGCTGATCGCCGGCTGGCTGGTGAACACCACGTATGAGCGGCCCAAGGAGGCCTGGTCGTGCCTGGTGCTATCGGCGATTGGGCTGCCGGGATATTTTTATTGGCGGCGGAGTACACGACGGTAG
- a CDS encoding universal stress protein produces MATVTAPPQVSLKTILVATDFSRCTEPALCYAAALAREEKGKIFLAHVLPPAPTYPIPLDFGPLSQEGEAACSHMREALATPELAGIEHASLLEQGELWPVLESVIKDHSIDVVVIGTHGREGLTKLILGSVAEEVFRRSPCPVVTVGPHVAPSCLHEGRLRRVVFATDLSPGSLHALPYVNKLAEQHHAELTLVHALASAIPDAESGATTFVQREVDEAQAQLRKLVPAGTKTDVVVDVGIAAAIIVRVAEKQNASLIVMGLHQQSVFAAAHFPWSTAHRVVCDAHCPVLTVR; encoded by the coding sequence ATGGCAACTGTAACCGCCCCACCGCAGGTTTCATTAAAAACCATCCTTGTAGCAACCGATTTTTCGCGCTGCACGGAACCGGCGCTGTGTTATGCGGCCGCGCTGGCGCGTGAGGAGAAAGGGAAAATCTTCCTGGCGCACGTGCTGCCGCCAGCGCCCACGTACCCCATCCCGCTGGATTTCGGACCGCTGTCGCAAGAGGGCGAGGCAGCCTGCTCCCACATGCGCGAGGCGCTGGCGACGCCGGAGCTGGCCGGAATCGAACATGCATCCCTGCTCGAGCAGGGCGAACTGTGGCCGGTGCTGGAATCTGTGATCAAGGACCACAGTATCGACGTGGTGGTCATCGGGACGCACGGTCGCGAAGGGCTGACGAAACTGATTCTGGGCTCGGTGGCCGAAGAGGTCTTCCGCCGCTCGCCGTGCCCGGTCGTCACCGTGGGACCGCACGTCGCGCCGTCGTGTCTGCACGAAGGACGTCTGCGGCGAGTGGTGTTTGCCACCGACCTCTCGCCGGGATCGCTGCACGCGCTGCCCTACGTGAACAAACTGGCGGAGCAGCACCACGCCGAATTGACCCTGGTGCACGCGCTGGCCAGCGCCATCCCGGACGCGGAATCTGGGGCAACGACGTTTGTGCAGCGGGAAGTGGATGAGGCGCAAGCGCAACTGCGAAAGCTGGTGCCGGCCGGGACGAAGACCGACGTCGTGGTGGATGTTGGAATTGCCGCCGCGATCATCGTGCGCGTCGCGGAAAAGCAGAACGCCAGCCTGATTGTGATGGGGCTTCACCAACAGTCAGTGTTCGCAGCGGCGCATTTCCCGTGGTCCACAGCGCATCGCGTGGTATGCGACGCGCACTGCCCGGTGCTGACGGTGAGGTAG
- a CDS encoding amino acid racemase: MKTLGIVGGLGPESTIEYYRFLLAAYRERRPDGSSPSIIINSLDVQRGIALLNANQLAELADYLALGVERLVRAGADFALIAANTPHIVFDPVQRRSSIPLISIVEAARDEAQRLRLTRLGLLGTGFTMQGRFYPDVFSCAGIELVVPSKEEQAFIHDKYINELLENVFLPATRDGLFTIVEEMKKRDGIQAVILAGTELPLILREVADRAGIPFLDTTKIHVDRAVTELLS, from the coding sequence ATGAAGACACTCGGCATCGTCGGCGGCCTTGGGCCCGAGTCCACCATTGAGTATTACCGCTTCCTGTTGGCAGCCTACCGCGAGCGCCGGCCCGACGGCAGCTCTCCCTCCATCATCATCAACAGCCTGGACGTGCAGCGCGGGATCGCGCTCCTGAATGCCAACCAACTCGCCGAGCTCGCGGACTATCTCGCGCTCGGTGTAGAACGCCTGGTGCGGGCCGGCGCCGACTTCGCTCTCATCGCCGCCAACACGCCGCACATCGTTTTCGACCCGGTGCAACGTCGCTCGTCCATTCCACTGATCAGCATCGTCGAAGCCGCGCGCGACGAGGCGCAGCGCTTGCGGCTGACCAGGCTCGGTCTCCTGGGCACAGGCTTCACCATGCAAGGGCGCTTCTACCCCGACGTCTTTTCGTGCGCAGGCATTGAACTGGTTGTTCCCAGCAAAGAGGAGCAGGCCTTCATTCACGACAAGTACATCAACGAGCTTCTGGAGAACGTTTTTCTTCCCGCCACACGCGACGGATTGTTCACCATTGTGGAGGAAATGAAGAAGCGTGATGGTATTCAGGCCGTGATCCTCGCCGGCACCGAGCTGCCACTGATCTTGAGGGAAGTCGCCGACCGCGCCGGCATTCCATTTCTGGATACCACAAAGATTCACGTCGACCGCGCGGTCACCGAATTGCTTTCCTGA
- a CDS encoding protein-disulfide reductase DsbD N-terminal domain-containing protein: MGKFAVVFVALLISAAALAQVETSKPKATQRVTAAPIAPVVVHAGSSKQVELTFRVAPGYHINSHKPTSELLIATVLSVSPPTNIAVAKLTYPAGVERSFPFSPSEKLSVYAGDFTLTALVRAARTTPPGRYRVHCTLQYQACDDRACYPPGKVPVAFDVKVSKAGTGHTRRNPAQSPHVHQ; encoded by the coding sequence GTGGGGAAATTCGCTGTTGTATTCGTTGCTCTGCTGATATCAGCGGCAGCTCTGGCGCAAGTCGAAACCTCGAAGCCCAAAGCCACGCAGCGCGTCACCGCCGCCCCGATCGCGCCAGTGGTTGTCCACGCCGGAAGCTCCAAGCAGGTCGAGCTTACGTTCCGCGTCGCCCCCGGATATCACATCAACTCCCACAAGCCGACATCGGAGCTGCTGATTGCCACCGTCCTCAGCGTCAGTCCGCCCACCAACATTGCTGTCGCCAAGCTGACTTATCCCGCTGGCGTGGAGCGATCGTTCCCGTTCTCACCCAGCGAGAAACTCAGCGTCTACGCCGGTGACTTCACTCTGACCGCGCTGGTCAGGGCCGCTCGCACCACGCCGCCGGGCAGGTATCGCGTCCATTGCACCCTTCAGTACCAGGCCTGCGACGACCGCGCCTGCTACCCGCCGGGCAAGGTGCCGGTCGCGTTTGACGTAAAGGTCAGCAAAGCCGGGACAGGCCACACCCGTCGCAACCCGGCGCAGAGCCCGCACGTGCATCAATAA
- a CDS encoding TlpA family protein disulfide reductase, which produces MKRDATVIVVVVLVIAGMLIAGKHLTRQQTPGESISGSNKAIKGQPAPDFQLRDLDGNTVRLADLRGKAVLLNFWATWCPPCKIEMPWFVDLQRQYGPQGLQIVGVAMDEGNAHDAVAKFAKEMGLNYAVLLGNDKVADQYGGVDSLPTTYYIGRDGRIVSRVFGLVSHGEIEDNIRAALQQGPAVAQNSPPAAGAVR; this is translated from the coding sequence ATGAAACGTGACGCCACCGTGATCGTTGTTGTCGTGCTGGTGATCGCCGGGATGCTGATCGCCGGCAAGCACTTGACCAGGCAACAAACTCCGGGCGAGAGCATTTCCGGCAGCAATAAGGCCATCAAGGGCCAGCCCGCGCCCGATTTTCAGCTCAGAGATCTCGACGGCAACACCGTCCGCCTGGCCGACCTGCGCGGCAAGGCCGTGCTGTTGAATTTCTGGGCCACTTGGTGCCCGCCATGCAAGATCGAGATGCCCTGGTTCGTTGACTTGCAGAGGCAGTACGGGCCGCAGGGACTGCAGATCGTCGGCGTCGCCATGGACGAAGGCAACGCCCACGACGCGGTCGCCAAGTTTGCCAAGGAAATGGGCCTGAATTACGCCGTCCTGCTCGGCAATGACAAGGTGGCCGACCAGTATGGCGGCGTGGACTCCTTGCCCACCACCTACTACATCGGTCGCGACGGGAGGATCGTGTCGCGCGTTTTTGGCTTGGTGAGCCATGGCGAGATCGAAGACAACATTCGCGCCGCGCTCCAGCAAGGTCCGGCGGTGGCGCAGAACTCCCCGCCTGCCGCGGGAGCGGTCCGCTGA